Genomic DNA from Streptomyces sp. GS7:
ATCTCCGGGAACGTCAGCAGCATCGAGGCCGCCGCGACGACGACCAGCACGGCGGTGACCACCCGCTGGATCACCGTCACCTGGGTCCGCACCCGGCGCACCCGCGCCGCGTCGTGCCCGCGCGCCGCATAGCGGGTGTACGAGGACTCCACGATCGCCGCGGCGGCCCGTACGGCGAGCCAGGCGGTGGCCGCGATCAGCACCAGGGTCAGCGCCCGGCCTATGCCGACCGCGTGGTCCTCGACGACCGCGAGCCGGGTCTGGTCGTACGCCCCGCGCAACAGGGCCGTGCACAGCACGACTTGGAGCGGTATCCGGCAGCGCCGCAGCAGACCCCACAGCGGGGTCTCCGGGTGCCGGGTGTCGATCCGGTGCAGGGTGCGGTCGATCAGCCAGACCACGATGAGCGTGACCACGATCGAGCCGCCGATGACGACGATCGGGCGCAGCACGTCCTCCAGGGACACGGGACCCTCCTCGCTGCGGTGCGCCGCGCGGAGTGCTCCGCGGGCCGGTGCGGTGTGCTCGTGCAGGTCCCCTAGACCGTAGCTGGCACGATGGGGGAAGAGCGATCCAACCCCAGGGAAGTGATGTCAGTGCCCGCCTCCATCGAGCCCGCGACCAGCGGTTCCTCCACCATCGTGCTGTTTCATTCGGTGTGCGGACTGCGCCCCGCGGTGCACGCCGGCGCGGACCGGTTGCGCGCCGCGGGCCATGAGGTGATCGTGCCCGACCTGTTCGACGGCCGGACCGCGGACTCGGTCCCCGACGGCATCCTGATCAAGGACGAGATCGGCAAGGACGAGCTGCTCAAGCGCGCCATCACGGCCGTCGCCCCGTATTCCGACCGGGGGCTGGTCTACGCCGGCTTCTCCTTCGGCGGCGCGGTCGCGCAGAACCTCGCGCTGGGCGACGAGAAGACCCGCGGGCTGCTCCTGCTGCACGGCACCTCCGACATCGCCGAGGGCACGGTGGCCGACGACCTGCCGGTGCAGCTGCACGTCGCCGACCCGGACCCGTACGAGCCGCACGACTGGCTGAACGCCTGGTACCTCCAGATGCGCCGGGCCGGCGCGGACGTCGAGGTGTTCCGCTACGCCGGCGCCGGCCATCTCTTCACCGACCCCGAGCTGCCGGACCACGACGCGGAG
This window encodes:
- a CDS encoding dienelactone hydrolase family protein; translated protein: MPASIEPATSGSSTIVLFHSVCGLRPAVHAGADRLRAAGHEVIVPDLFDGRTADSVPDGILIKDEIGKDELLKRAITAVAPYSDRGLVYAGFSFGGAVAQNLALGDEKTRGLLLLHGTSDIAEGTVADDLPVQLHVADPDPYEPHDWLNAWYLQMRRAGADVEVFRYAGAGHLFTDPELPDHDAEAAESAWKVALGFLAGL